The following are encoded together in the Schistosoma mansoni, WGS project CABG00000000 data, supercontig 0214, strain Puerto Rico, whole genome shotgun sequence genome:
- a CDS encoding wnt related — protein sequence MSVWLNILLFLCLFTLSSQLRELLITDIPDDNLQPDSLSQSPENNNIKQKHDAIVGDSTFVNGLDKNNHNTEVYHRQTNSDLRFIEATKSQSLNYPQTNRNYMNPDLNTDNYNHQRLNQTQLEQTIQDMNDNNDNMMTTETFVGPDGKLQMSICDHPNGFLRRQKKLCRQYLHLMESVIRGYFMGLKECEYQFSAHRWNCQGHNLTVQTPPNSRKQKRLRYRESEPKNDVDNSQRKSVRIQTYLDKLLSKGNVNYINLFL from the coding sequence ATGTCTGTTTGGTTAAATATTCTACTATTTCTATGTTTGTTTACTCTTAGTTCACAACTGAGGGAATTACTTATCACAGATATACCAGATGATAATCTTCAACCAGACAGTTTATCACAATCTCcagagaataataatattaaacagAAACATGATGCTATTGTTGGTGATTCAACATTTGTAAATGGATTAGATAAAAATAATCACAACACTGAAGTATATCATCGTCAGACAAATTCTGACTTACGTTTTATAGAAGCAACAAAATCACAAAGTTTAAATTATCCACAAACAAACAGAAATTATATGAATCCAGATTTAAACACAGATAATTATAATCATCAACGATTAAATCAAACTCAGTTAGAACAAACAATTCaagatatgaacgataataatgACAACATGATGACAACAGAAACATTTGTCGGTCCCGATGGAAAATTACAAATGAGTATATGTGATCATCCGAATGGATTTTTACGAAGACAAAAAAAATTATGCCGTCAGTATTTGCATTTAATGGAAAGTGTGATACGTGGTTATTTTATGGGTTTAAAAGAATGTGAATATCAATTTTCCGCACACCGATGGAATTGTCAAGGTCATAATTTAACTGTTCAAACACCACCGAATAGTCGAAAACAGAAACGTCTAAGATATAGAGAATCCGAACCGAAGAATGATGTGGATAATTCACAAAGAAAATCTGTACGTATACAAACATACTTAGATAAACTATTATCAAAAGGTAATGTTAATTATATCAACCTTTTCTTATAA